Proteins found in one Ferrimicrobium sp. genomic segment:
- a CDS encoding RsmD family RNA methyltransferase: MVRIVAGTLKGRKLRVRVPEGVRPTTERLREALFSILASMVSLETMSWLDLFGGSGAIGFEALSRGAPRVVYNDHNSGLVAQVRREATALGVENRMQCLSLDALQCLERFRDTEFGIIFLDPPYRYEAFEELGQRLPAARYVVIESTSEVGLGPRWQMMWWRRYGDTRLGLFEQVMLDEHESTL, from the coding sequence ATGGTGCGAATTGTGGCCGGGACGCTCAAAGGGCGTAAGCTCAGGGTTCGAGTTCCAGAAGGAGTGCGGCCCACCACCGAAAGACTTCGGGAGGCGCTATTTTCGATCCTTGCCAGCATGGTGTCGCTCGAGACGATGAGCTGGCTTGATCTATTCGGTGGGTCGGGCGCAATTGGGTTTGAGGCGCTGTCGCGAGGAGCGCCACGGGTGGTCTACAACGATCACAACTCCGGGCTCGTTGCCCAGGTCCGACGTGAGGCTACGGCGCTTGGCGTAGAGAACCGAATGCAATGTCTGTCACTCGATGCCCTACAATGTCTCGAGCGTTTCAGGGATACCGAGTTCGGGATTATCTTTTTGGATCCCCCGTATCGATATGAGGCATTTGAAGAGCTTGGCCAAAGGTTGCCAGCGGCTCGCTATGTCGTGATAGAGTCTACTAGCGAGGTGGGGCTAGGGCCCAGATGGCAGATGATGTGGTGGCGCCGGTATGGCGACACGCGTTTAGGTCTCTTTGAGCAGGTCATGCTGGACGAACATGAGTCGACGTTATAG
- the coaD gene encoding pantetheine-phosphate adenylyltransferase, translated as MRRALFPGSFDPFHNGHLEVVERASKLFDEVVVAAMRNPQKAGPLFSLEERMELVRASVNGMSNVSVVALASLVVDLAKDVNANVIVRGLRAVSDFEIELQMAQMNRELSGIDTLFVPTSSEYSYVSSKLIREVAAYGGNVSSLVPKVVDVALGERRSRP; from the coding sequence ATGAGACGTGCGCTCTTCCCGGGATCGTTCGATCCCTTTCATAATGGTCATCTCGAGGTTGTGGAGCGCGCGAGCAAGCTATTCGACGAGGTCGTCGTTGCTGCCATGCGTAACCCACAAAAGGCTGGTCCACTGTTCTCTCTGGAGGAGCGGATGGAGTTGGTCCGTGCATCGGTTAATGGTATGTCCAATGTGAGTGTCGTTGCCTTGGCGTCACTCGTTGTTGACCTCGCCAAAGACGTGAACGCCAATGTCATCGTGCGAGGATTACGAGCGGTGTCGGATTTTGAGATCGAGTTGCAGATGGCACAGATGAACCGTGAGCTCTCGGGCATCGACACCCTGTTTGTGCCGACTTCGTCTGAGTATTCGTACGTCTCGTCAAAACTCATTCGTGAGGTGGCCGCCTACGGCGGTAACGTCTCGTCGTTGGTGCCAAAGGTGGTTGACGTTGCCCTTGGGGAGCGCAGGAGCCGACCGTGA
- a CDS encoding DUF177 domain-containing protein, with amino-acid sequence MRDFELSLSNLRKGSDRATTFVLSGTIAGLFVTSSRVPDDALITVEGRAEAVGEGVFVTLTVKTRYVAECVRCLAEITGELVGELRELFVEGEDTEEQYGFRGEVLDLTGAVADQCVLLLPPVPLCRPGCKGLCQNCGADLNEGPCGCPGETGDPRWTVLDQL; translated from the coding sequence ATGCGTGACTTTGAGCTGTCGCTGTCGAATTTACGCAAAGGTAGTGACCGAGCGACCACCTTCGTGCTCAGCGGCACCATCGCAGGTCTCTTTGTCACGTCGTCGCGGGTTCCAGATGATGCGCTGATCACCGTTGAGGGCAGGGCGGAGGCGGTTGGTGAGGGAGTCTTTGTCACGTTGACCGTCAAGACCCGCTATGTCGCCGAGTGCGTGCGTTGTTTGGCCGAGATCACTGGCGAACTCGTTGGCGAGCTTCGGGAGCTCTTTGTCGAAGGTGAGGACACCGAGGAGCAGTACGGTTTTCGTGGTGAGGTGCTCGACCTGACGGGGGCCGTCGCTGATCAATGTGTTCTCCTGTTGCCACCCGTCCCGCTCTGTCGCCCCGGCTGTAAGGGTCTTTGTCAAAACTGCGGTGCTGATCTCAATGAAGGACCGTGTGGATGCCCCGGAGAGACCGGGGATCCGCGTTGGACCGTCCTCGATCAGCTCTAG
- the rpmF gene encoding 50S ribosomal protein L32 codes for MAVPKRSTSKAKTRSRRASSWKLMGPAASLCPTCSSPKRPHYVCPSCGYYKGRQALEVEA; via the coding sequence ATGGCGGTTCCAAAGAGATCGACGTCGAAGGCGAAGACGAGAAGTCGAAGAGCTTCCTCGTGGAAGCTGATGGGTCCCGCAGCAAGCCTTTGCCCCACGTGCTCGAGCCCGAAGCGGCCCCACTACGTGTGCCCAAGTTGCGGTTATTACAAGGGTCGCCAAGCCCTCGAGGTGGAAGCGTAA
- the plsX gene encoding phosphate acyltransferase PlsX encodes MNPVAVDLMGGDSGPAVIVEGVKSALDTMGGSVIAVGSHAACELFEGDARVETVVASEEILMSDDPASAPRRKRDASMVVGATLLKEQRASSFITFGNSGAAMATALVKVGRIRGVARPAITIELPVPGTTSTVLLDAGANTEVTPAWLHQFAVMGSVYTAARLGIEHPRVGLLSIGEEPGKGNTLVKETYYLLAEEPSIKFIGNVEGRDIMSDRVDVVVTDGFTGNVVLKSLEGAAHLLANVVLGALGAGDDGVLDLALPKLLPLWNQMTPDDTGAAALLGVNGLFLIGHGASNVRAVASAVRNARQLAEAKVVETIRRLEGSTGE; translated from the coding sequence GTGAATCCAGTTGCCGTGGACCTCATGGGGGGCGATAGCGGTCCAGCGGTGATCGTCGAGGGCGTCAAGAGTGCCCTTGACACCATGGGTGGGTCGGTGATTGCGGTGGGATCGCACGCGGCTTGTGAGCTCTTCGAGGGTGATGCTCGTGTGGAGACCGTGGTTGCAAGTGAGGAGATCCTCATGAGCGATGACCCGGCGAGTGCCCCACGTCGCAAGCGTGACGCTTCTATGGTTGTGGGAGCGACGCTGCTCAAGGAGCAGCGCGCGAGCTCGTTCATCACCTTTGGCAACTCTGGCGCCGCCATGGCCACCGCACTGGTCAAAGTGGGTCGTATTCGTGGCGTCGCTCGTCCTGCGATCACCATCGAATTGCCGGTGCCGGGCACCACCTCAACAGTGCTGCTCGATGCCGGTGCAAACACCGAGGTTACCCCAGCCTGGCTTCATCAGTTTGCGGTGATGGGCTCGGTGTATACCGCGGCCCGATTGGGAATCGAACACCCCCGGGTGGGGCTCCTCTCCATTGGCGAGGAGCCTGGCAAAGGGAACACCCTCGTCAAGGAGACCTACTACCTACTCGCTGAGGAGCCATCCATCAAATTTATCGGCAACGTAGAGGGGCGCGATATCATGAGTGACCGGGTCGACGTCGTCGTCACTGATGGCTTCACTGGCAATGTTGTGCTCAAATCGCTCGAGGGTGCTGCACACCTGTTGGCTAACGTGGTTTTAGGTGCGCTCGGCGCAGGTGACGATGGTGTGCTCGATCTTGCGTTACCAAAGTTGTTGCCGTTGTGGAATCAGATGACCCCAGACGATACTGGTGCGGCCGCACTCCTCGGTGTCAATGGGCTGTTTCTGATCGGGCACGGAGCCTCTAACGTTCGAGCCGTCGCCAGCGCTGTTCGCAACGCCCGTCAGCTCGCAGAGGCTAAGGTCGTAGAAACTATTCGAAGGTTAGAGGGGAGTACAGGTGAGTAA
- a CDS encoding acyl carrier protein: MSNPTSREQIFEVIRHQLAEILEISEDRIQEGSSFVDDLDADSLALIELVEAIENEFSKGEHQFRIEDDDLEDLRTMRDAVDYVASVLGVSQ, translated from the coding sequence GTGAGTAACCCGACGTCGCGTGAGCAAATCTTTGAGGTCATCCGCCATCAGTTGGCCGAGATTCTCGAGATCAGCGAAGATCGGATTCAAGAGGGTTCCTCGTTCGTCGACGACCTGGACGCCGATTCGTTGGCGCTCATCGAGCTGGTTGAGGCCATCGAGAATGAGTTCTCCAAGGGAGAGCATCAGTTCCGTATCGAGGATGACGACCTTGAGGACCTACGAACCATGCGTGATGCTGTGGACTACGTAGCCTCGGTGCTCGGAGTGAGTCAGTAA
- the rnc gene encoding ribonuclease III — translation MADRRGAGSVPELLALLPPSFVDHPLYNQALTHRSAVEESLESNERLEFLGDAVLELVVTDHLYRRYPSASEGRLTKLRAALVSRSALALRGLELGVDSLLIVGQADAVSANARSNAVEAIIGALYEAHGLDVAAQFVLALVEPMLIAHGADPILGDFKSRLHEILVQARLDQPAYEVSWTGPDHDRRFRVDLTLGELGTFVGEGHSRKEAEQAACQLALDKLEVVQAAVAGSDSHGSGPRSSDA, via the coding sequence TTGGCGGATCGGCGTGGCGCGGGCTCTGTCCCCGAACTCCTTGCGCTCCTGCCCCCTAGTTTTGTCGACCATCCTCTTTATAACCAGGCGCTGACGCATCGCTCAGCGGTGGAGGAGTCGCTCGAATCGAATGAGCGCCTCGAATTCCTTGGTGACGCCGTCTTGGAGCTGGTCGTGACCGATCATCTCTATCGACGGTACCCAAGTGCAAGTGAGGGAAGGTTGACCAAACTGCGCGCCGCGCTGGTCTCTCGGTCGGCGTTGGCCCTCCGCGGGCTTGAGCTCGGCGTGGATTCCCTGCTCATCGTTGGCCAAGCCGATGCCGTGAGTGCAAACGCTCGCTCGAATGCGGTGGAGGCCATCATCGGTGCACTCTATGAGGCCCATGGGCTCGACGTGGCTGCTCAGTTCGTTCTCGCCCTGGTGGAGCCGATGCTCATTGCCCACGGGGCCGACCCGATTCTCGGAGATTTCAAATCACGCCTCCATGAGATCCTTGTCCAGGCTAGGCTCGACCAACCAGCCTACGAGGTCAGTTGGACTGGGCCCGATCATGATCGGCGCTTTCGCGTCGACTTGACACTCGGGGAGTTGGGAACGTTCGTAGGGGAGGGCCATAGTCGCAAAGAGGCCGAGCAGGCTGCCTGCCAGCTTGCCCTCGACAAGCTTGAGGTCGTACAAGCCGCTGTTGCTGGATCTGATAGCCATGGGTCAGGACCCCGCAGTTCCGACGCCTGA
- the mutM gene encoding bifunctional DNA-formamidopyrimidine glycosylase/DNA-(apurinic or apyrimidinic site) lyase, protein MPELPEVETIRRQLERAIDGLVIESVRVDGRRVVRRGDVEVFAHWEPRRVIGVDRIGKFLALRFEDLGAVVIHLGMSGFLRLEGASDSEDTRTQPVHTQPTHTQLAMTFDDGGSLLLVDPRTFGEVFWVDHWSVTPPHATMLSHLGVDLLADRQVVIDEARPRFLLTHRGVKAFIMDQKMMAGLGNMYADEALFRVGFHPEEPCQRLGIDGLAQVVDGIGCVLREAIAHGGSTFADRSYRNLEGEGTYYPSLLVYQRQGHRCLLCYHRIERQRYQRRYSHLCPRCQRRL, encoded by the coding sequence ATGCCTGAGCTTCCTGAGGTCGAGACCATTCGGCGCCAGCTTGAGAGGGCCATTGACGGTCTGGTGATCGAGTCGGTGCGAGTCGATGGTCGACGCGTGGTGCGTCGTGGTGATGTCGAGGTCTTTGCCCACTGGGAGCCCCGCAGGGTGATCGGTGTCGATCGGATCGGCAAGTTCCTCGCGCTTCGGTTCGAAGATCTTGGTGCCGTGGTGATACATCTGGGGATGTCGGGTTTCTTGCGCCTTGAAGGCGCCTCCGATTCGGAGGACACGAGGACCCAGCCAGTACACACCCAGCCAACACACACCCAACTGGCCATGACCTTTGATGATGGAGGGTCGTTGCTGTTGGTGGATCCGCGGACCTTTGGCGAGGTCTTTTGGGTCGATCACTGGAGTGTCACTCCACCACATGCCACAATGCTCTCGCATCTTGGAGTCGATCTCTTGGCCGATCGACAGGTGGTCATCGACGAGGCTCGACCTCGGTTCTTGCTAACGCACCGGGGTGTCAAGGCCTTTATCATGGACCAGAAGATGATGGCTGGACTAGGCAATATGTACGCCGACGAGGCGCTGTTTCGGGTGGGGTTCCACCCCGAAGAGCCGTGTCAACGACTCGGTATCGATGGACTTGCCCAAGTCGTCGATGGCATCGGGTGCGTCCTTCGTGAGGCCATCGCCCACGGAGGTTCCACCTTCGCTGATCGCAGCTATCGCAATCTCGAAGGTGAGGGTACGTATTACCCATCGCTGCTGGTCTATCAACGCCAGGGGCACAGATGTTTGCTGTGTTATCACCGGATCGAGCGACAGCGCTATCAGCGCCGGTACTCGCACCTTTGTCCTCGCTGTCAGCGGAGGTTGTAA